The Geodermatophilaceae bacterium NBWT11 genome has a segment encoding these proteins:
- a CDS encoding LLM class flavin-dependent oxidoreductase produces MTPTPLHLVAALDGAGWHPAAWREPDARPRELLRAGYWVDLAAEAEAGLLDAVTIEDALNLQSDDPFTPDDRTDRVRGRLDAVLVASRVAPTTRHLGFLPTAVVTHTEPFHLSKAIATLDYVSTGRAGVRVQVAARPDTATHFGRREFPPVDRASAATGPLVTELFDEAAEYVEVLRRLWDSWEDDAEIRDAATGRFVDVDKLHYVDFEGRSFSVRGPSITPRPPQGQPVVAALGHAQVPWRLIGRSADLGFVTPTDAADAARLVTAVREEQAAAGRAEETVHVFGDLVVVLDDEETTARERLARLDERAGTAFTSDAHVFTGTPAQLADLLADWQQAGLTGFRLRPATLPHDLRQVTRGLVPELQRRGLFRTGYEADTLRGLLGLTRPANRYAHA; encoded by the coding sequence ATGACCCCGACCCCGCTGCACCTGGTCGCCGCTCTCGACGGTGCCGGCTGGCACCCCGCCGCCTGGCGCGAGCCCGACGCCCGACCCCGCGAGCTGCTGCGCGCCGGGTACTGGGTGGACCTCGCCGCCGAGGCAGAGGCCGGCCTGCTCGACGCGGTGACCATCGAGGACGCGCTGAACCTGCAGTCCGACGACCCGTTCACCCCCGACGACCGCACCGACCGGGTGCGGGGCCGGCTGGACGCGGTGCTCGTCGCCTCCCGGGTGGCGCCCACCACCCGGCACCTCGGGTTCCTGCCGACCGCCGTGGTCACCCACACCGAGCCCTTCCACCTGTCCAAGGCCATCGCCACGCTGGACTACGTGAGCACCGGCCGGGCCGGCGTGCGGGTGCAGGTCGCCGCGCGCCCGGACACCGCCACCCACTTCGGTCGGCGGGAGTTCCCGCCGGTCGACCGGGCGAGCGCCGCCACCGGGCCGCTGGTCACCGAGCTGTTCGACGAGGCGGCCGAGTACGTCGAGGTGCTCCGCCGGCTCTGGGACAGCTGGGAGGACGACGCGGAGATCCGGGACGCCGCCACCGGCCGCTTCGTGGACGTGGACAAGCTGCACTACGTCGACTTCGAGGGCCGGTCCTTCTCCGTGCGCGGGCCCTCGATCACCCCGCGCCCACCGCAGGGCCAGCCGGTCGTCGCGGCCCTGGGCCACGCGCAGGTGCCGTGGCGGCTGATCGGCCGGTCCGCCGACCTGGGGTTCGTCACCCCCACCGACGCCGCGGACGCCGCCCGGCTGGTCACCGCCGTCCGCGAGGAGCAGGCCGCGGCCGGCCGCGCGGAGGAGACCGTGCACGTGTTCGGCGACCTCGTGGTGGTGCTGGACGACGAGGAGACCACCGCCCGGGAGCGACTGGCCCGCCTCGACGAGCGCGCCGGCACCGCGTTCACCAGCGACGCGCACGTCTTCACCGGGACGCCGGCCCAGCTGGCCGACCTGCTCGCCGACTGGCAGCAGGCCGGGCTGACCGGGTTCCGACTGCGCCCGGCGACCCTGCCGCACGACCTGCGCCAGGTCACCCGCGGCCTCGTGCCCGAGCTGCAGCGCCGGGGCCTGTTCCGCACCGGGTACGAGGCGGACACCCTGCGCGGGCTGCTCGGCTTGACGCGCCCCGCCAACCGCTACGCCCACGCCTGA
- a CDS encoding GNAT family N-acetyltransferase: MTTTTAHVLDAPAWASLHGPHAAFAERVGRVVRYPTDVSPFLALPLDTTEQDWADAAALVGPGGVVPLAGATSPPPADWETVYSVPGVQLVDDGVAAAPEDEAVLLGDDDVPEMLALVERTRPGPFLPRTHTMGAYLGIRRDGELVAMAGERLHPPGWTEISAVCTDPAHRGQGLGTRLVHAVAHGIRARGETPFLHAAASNTGAIGLYESLGFRLRRTTTFAAARPPAGDR, encoded by the coding sequence CTGACCACGACCACCGCCCACGTGCTGGACGCCCCGGCCTGGGCGTCCCTGCACGGACCGCACGCCGCGTTCGCCGAGCGGGTCGGCCGGGTGGTCCGCTACCCGACCGACGTCTCGCCGTTCCTGGCGCTGCCCTTGGACACCACCGAGCAGGACTGGGCGGACGCCGCGGCCCTGGTCGGCCCGGGCGGCGTCGTCCCCCTGGCCGGCGCCACGAGCCCGCCCCCGGCGGACTGGGAGACGGTGTACTCCGTCCCCGGCGTCCAGCTCGTCGACGACGGGGTGGCCGCAGCCCCGGAGGACGAGGCGGTGCTGCTCGGCGACGACGACGTCCCGGAGATGCTGGCGCTGGTCGAGCGCACCCGGCCCGGGCCCTTCCTGCCCCGCACCCACACCATGGGCGCCTACCTGGGCATCCGCCGGGACGGCGAGCTGGTGGCGATGGCCGGGGAGCGCCTGCACCCGCCGGGCTGGACCGAGATCAGCGCGGTGTGCACCGACCCGGCCCACCGTGGCCAGGGTCTGGGCACCCGGCTGGTCCACGCCGTCGCCCACGGCATCCGGGCGCGGGGGGAGACCCCGTTCCTGCACGCCGCGGCCAGCAACACCGGGGCGATCGGGCTGTACGAGTCCCTGGGCTTCCGGCTCCGGCGGACGACCACCTTCGCCGCCGCACGGCCGCCCGCTGGGGACCGCTGA
- a CDS encoding NtaA/DmoA family FMN-dependent monooxygenase (This protein belongs to a clade of FMN-dependent monooxygenases, within a broader family of flavin-dependent oxidoreductases, the luciferase-like monooxygenase (LMM) family, some of whose members use coenzyme F420 rather than FMN.), producing the protein MTTQIRKQIHLAAHFPGVNNTTVWSDPASGSHVEFASFREFAQIAERGKLDFLFLAEGLRLREQNDRIYDLDVVGRPDTFTVLAALAAVTERIGLTGTINSTFNEPYEVARQFASLDHLSDGRAAWNVVTSWDAFTGENFRRGGFLAQADRYDRAKSFLQTALELFDSWRGDEVLADADSGTFLTDPHPGAFGHRDRFFDISGHFDVPRSPQGRPVVFQAGDSDEGRDFAAASADVIFSRHSTLEAGQAFYTDVKGRLPRFGRTREELLIMPAATFVLGDTEAEARDLAHEVRMAQVSPATAIAFLEQLWNRDLSDHDPDGPLPSVDPLVGEHTIAKGRASVRMHRDPVATADEWRAKAEVEGLTTRELIVEVTGRQSFIGTPAAVAATIDEYVQADASDGFVLAPHITPGGLGPFVDQVVPLLQERGVFRADYEGTTLREHLGLPLRRTDGESAVAS; encoded by the coding sequence ATGACCACGCAGATCCGCAAGCAGATCCACCTGGCCGCGCACTTCCCCGGCGTCAACAACACCACCGTATGGAGCGACCCGGCCTCGGGCAGCCACGTCGAGTTCGCGTCCTTCCGGGAGTTCGCCCAGATCGCCGAGCGGGGCAAGCTGGACTTCCTGTTCCTCGCCGAGGGCCTGCGGCTGCGGGAGCAGAACGACCGCATCTACGACCTGGACGTGGTCGGCCGGCCCGACACCTTCACCGTGCTGGCCGCCCTGGCCGCGGTCACCGAGCGGATCGGGCTCACCGGCACGATCAACTCCACCTTCAACGAGCCCTACGAGGTGGCCCGGCAGTTCGCGAGCCTGGACCACCTCTCCGACGGGCGGGCCGCCTGGAACGTGGTCACCAGCTGGGACGCCTTCACCGGGGAGAACTTCCGCCGCGGCGGCTTCCTGGCCCAGGCCGACCGGTACGACCGGGCCAAGTCCTTCCTGCAGACCGCGCTGGAGCTCTTCGACTCCTGGCGCGGGGACGAGGTGCTGGCCGATGCCGACAGCGGCACCTTCCTCACCGACCCGCACCCCGGCGCCTTCGGCCACCGGGACCGGTTCTTCGACATCAGCGGTCACTTCGACGTCCCCCGCAGCCCGCAGGGCCGGCCGGTGGTCTTCCAGGCCGGGGACTCCGACGAGGGCCGGGACTTCGCGGCGGCGTCCGCGGACGTGATCTTCTCCCGGCACAGCACGCTGGAGGCCGGCCAGGCGTTCTACACCGACGTCAAGGGCCGGCTGCCCCGGTTCGGCCGCACCCGTGAGGAGCTACTGATCATGCCGGCGGCCACCTTCGTGCTCGGGGACACCGAGGCCGAGGCGCGCGACCTGGCGCACGAGGTCCGGATGGCGCAGGTCTCCCCGGCGACGGCGATCGCGTTCCTCGAGCAGCTGTGGAACCGGGACCTCTCCGACCACGACCCGGACGGCCCGCTGCCCTCGGTCGACCCCCTCGTCGGCGAGCACACCATCGCCAAGGGCCGGGCCAGCGTGCGGATGCACCGCGACCCGGTGGCGACGGCGGACGAGTGGCGGGCCAAGGCCGAGGTCGAGGGCCTGACCACCCGCGAGCTGATCGTGGAGGTGACCGGCCGGCAGTCCTTCATCGGCACCCCGGCCGCGGTCGCGGCCACCATCGACGAGTACGTCCAGGCCGACGCCAGCGACGGGTTCGTGCTCGCCCCGCACATCACCCCCGGCGGTCTGGGGCCCTTCGTCGACCAGGTGGTGCCGCTGCTGCAGGAGCGCGGTGTCTTCCGCGCCGACTACGAGGGCACGACGCTGCGCGAGCACCTCGGCCTGCCCCTGCGCCGCACCGACGGGGAGTCGGCGGTGGCGTCCTGA